The Magnetococcales bacterium genome includes the window ATGCGATTGCGTTCCGCCACCTCCATCAACAGCTCCGGAGTAATGTTGGGCAGTATCTCCAGAAACTCCTCTCCGCCCCAGCGCCCCAGCAAATCCGGACGCCGCGCACTGCTGCGCAACGTTTCCGCAACCATCTTGATCACCCGGTCCCCGACATCGTGGCCCCAGGTGTCATTGACCTGCTTGAAATGGTCGATATCGTAGAGAATCACCCCGACACCAATCCGGGTGAGACGGACATCCGCCACCCGTTCGGCCAGCTTCAACTCCGTATAGCGGCGGTTGGCCAACTGGGTCAGGTGATCCACCATGGCCAGCCGTTCCAACTCCCGCAGTTTCACTGAATTGGCAATGCGTGAACTGATGTCGCCAAATACCTCGCACGCCCCGATGATCTGCCCCTGGGCATCCGTTACCGGTGCCGTGCGAATGAACACCGGAACCCGATGACCCTCCTGATGCACCAGATAGGCCTCCACCTCCACCTGCTCCCCGC containing:
- a CDS encoding GGDEF domain-containing protein, with the translated sequence MDQPDDDYCWEMILDTLREGVYVTNRERKITFWNKGAEEVTGYEPETVMGRSCRDNLLEHLDFNGEPLCNSGCPLTQTMQSGEQVEVEAYLVHQEGHRVPVFIRTAPVTDAQGQIIGACEVFGDISSRIANSVKLRELERLAMVDHLTQLANRRYTELKLAERVADVRLTRIGVGVILYDIDHFKQVNDTWGHDVGDRVIKMVAETLRSSARRPDLLGRWGGEEFLEILPNITPELLMEVAERNRMLVERSRLDLEGGNALRATVSLGVTMIDPEDDYGDLYRRVDGLLYSSKQRGRNRATMNEIRI